In Cucurbita pepo subsp. pepo cultivar mu-cu-16 chromosome LG10, ASM280686v2, whole genome shotgun sequence, the DNA window AACCAACAAtgccaaaaaaaaacctcCAAAGAAAAGCCACCAAATTGAAGAACCAACCAACAAAGCAGAAAGACGATCAGCAAGACTATCAAAAGGAAATTCCAGCCAACAAAAATGAATTAGCAGCAGAAAAGTAATACGTTGCCTAGCTTTTGGAAAATAACATATACGAGCTTCCAAGCTTTTGGGGTTTCTTGTATTTTGCGTGTAATCTAGGAAAGATGGCTCGAGAACACCTTGAGGAACATTTGGAGGAGTCTAAGAGAACTAGAAACAAGGTGAGAGAAGAGACACAGAGGCTACCGGAGATAGATTAGAcaattaagaaaatgacatcATTGCACGAATGTTCAATCAGCTAGTGGAACAGAAGGTTACAAAAGAAACACAAGAATATCGACTAGTACTTTAAACACCACCAAAGAACAAAGGCAAGCCACAAAGGAGACTCGATGCGCCATTGCAGCATTGGCCATCGATTAGTCTCAGAACCTGAACccaagaaaaaaagggaaaccACTCCAAGAGAATACAAATTAGAGAAGGACTTACACGGGTGCAGGTATTAATTCATTTGATACCCCAGCCAAAATCCCACCTAAAACAATAGAGCCCAACCCCATCCGACCTTCAGCGCAGCTCACGAAAAGACATACATTGCTAACAATTGATAGACGCTAAAGATGCAATCATAATGTGAAAAGGCCATTTGTTATAGATGTGATGAGAAATGCTCCATAGGCCATAAATGCAAGAGCAAATAACTCGAGCTATTAGTTGTGCATGATGATACAGAAGCTTAAGAAATGGAAATCGATTCTAGGAACGACAAGCTAGAATAAACCATGATCAAAGTAGTAGAGTTGTATTCAATGCTATTGAGGAGATTATCCAATCCAGGCACCATCAAGATAGTGGGGTGAACCGAGAATGCAAAGGTAATTGTCTTTGTTGATTGCGATACTACACACAATCTCATCCCTCATCAAGATCAAAATGCTCGTCTTTGAAATGACCAATTATGGGGTTATTAAGGGGGTAAGAACAGCAATGAGAGGTAAGGGAGTATGCACAGGACTCGTGGTTTCTATTGCAAGTCTAATGATTAAAGAAGACTGTATACCTCTGGAACTATAGGGATCAATCTGATATTATAAGGAATGCAATGGCTCCAAACACTAGGATTGCCTAAGGTTGACAACAAGGGCCTGGCATTAGCCATCAGAATTGGGGATTCAAGGATCCTGATCGAGGAAGACCCTTCTCTTACCCAAAAAGAAGTTTTGATGGAGAGTCTCAAACGGTCATGGAAACAGCGTGACCCCTTCCTTGTGGAGCTCTAAGAAGATAATAGAACAAGTTGAAGATTTTCATTTCCTAAACACAATCCCCCCTTCAAATCTTCCCAGTGAGGTGGACAAGCTCTAGACGGGCTACACCGATGTTTTCCAATCAACATCCCAAATTCCCCTGAGGCGCGGTCTAGATCACCATATTCAATTGAAGGAAAGCTACGAGCTGATCAATGTGCACCCATATCACTACCAAGTGATCTAGAAAGATGAGATAACGAGATGCTTACGACTAGAATCATTAAGCCAAGTACTAGCCCCTATTCAAGCCTAGTCTTGTAGTAACAAAGAAGGTGGAAGGTTTTGATAGATTACAACATAGAGGGAAACTACACTTCTAGACAAGTTCCCAATCCAAGTCATTGAAGAGTTGTTTGATGAACTACGCAGGTCCAGCGTATATTCGAAACTTGATTTGAGGTCAGGGTATCATCATATTTCGATTGACAAATCAGGCATTCTTAAAACCGCATTTAGGACACATGAAGGCTACCATGAGTTCTTAGTGATGCCATTTGGCCTAACAAAATGCTCCAGCCACATCCTAGCCGTATGATCCGAGCATTTAACCCTTTCCTAAGAAGATTTGTTCTTGTGCTTTTTTTACAACATTATGATTTACAACACTAACTTGGAGACCCATGTGACACACTTGACGGTAATTTTGAATACTATGTGTGACAGGTCCTTGTTGGCCAACTTGAAGAAGTGTACGTTTGCACGGGATCGAACCAATTATTTAGGACATTTGGTCATTGTGAAAGGTGTACAAGTTGGCTCTAAAAATGTTAGAAAATTAAAGGGTCTCAACCAGTGAATGTTCGAGAACTGAGAGGTTTCCTAGGGCTAACCAGTTACTATTGACATTCATACCCAAATATGGTTACATTGCCCATTACACCATATGTCAAGAAACATTGCCTTTGGATGAAGTGATAAAGCCTTTCAGGCCTTCAAATCTCTAGAGCAAGCTGTGGTCACACTGCCTATGATGGCTCTCCCTGATTATGTAATCATTTCATGGTGGAAATGGATGCCTAAGGGACAAGTCTAAGGGTTGTTCACCATTTGATTGCCTATTTTAGTCATACTTCATTGGCACAAGCACAAGCCAAATCGAAATATGAGCGAGAGCTGATGACCCTGGTTATGACAGTTTGGAACACCATTTTATTGTGAAGATAGACCAGCATTCATTGAAATACTTGACAGAATAGAAGATAATTCAGCCGAAGTATCTAAAGTGGTTCTTGAAACTGCTAGGCTATGACTTTGAGATCCAATGCAAGCCAAACCTCAAGAATAAAGTAGCAGATTCTCTTTCATGTATTGCCACCCACAGTTCATTTAGCAAACTTAACAACTCCAACCATACTAGATCTTGAAATTGTCGAGAAAGAGATCAGTGAGGATGAACATCTTTGTTGTATCTGTTCAGACATTGAGAATGATCCTGTCATCCACCATAAGTTTTCAATTCACCTAAATACTCTTCTCAATAAGGAAAAAATGGTTGTATACCAAACCGAGCCTCATACCAGCGATGCTTCATACATATCATGGCTCGATTAGGGGGAGGCACTCAGGATTCTTGTGAACTTACAAGCAAACTAACAAGGAATGAAGAAGGATGTAAAGAAATACATGGAGAAATGTGGAATTTGCCAATGGAACAAGACAATGGCCATGTCACCAACGGGACTCTTACTACAACTACCCATTCCTGATAAAATCTAAAAGGAAATCACCATGGATTTCATTGAAGGTCTTCCCTGATCTAACAAGAATGAAACAATTCTAATTCTGGTGGATTGCCTACACATGCCTATTTCTTGATGTTGAACCATCCTTGTACAACGAAGACAATTATCTCTCTCTTCACAAATCGATAGTCAAGCTCCTTGGTTTTCCTCGATCCATAGTGTCTGACAGAGACAAGGTGTTCATCAGCAACTTTTAGTTGAATCCTTCACGCTTCAAGTCCCCCAGCTATAATGCAACAAAGCCTACCACCCACGGACTAATGAGCAAACTGAGATCGTCAACAAGAGTTCGGAAACTTATCTAAGGTGTTTCTGCAAGGAGAGATCCAAGCAATGGGCACACTAGCTCAGTTAGGCAAAGTGTATGTTAAAagcaatggtatgatatgtatatgatgaaatgttatgttaaaagcatgaaaCGTTATGTCATGTCTcctaaattgtgtgtatacagcatgatatgaatgacatgaaatcacaataaatgacatgaaatataacctcgttagaattatgtatgatatgaaaaatgatatgatatgatatgaatgagaaatgatagcggagttatatttaataatgttgaaaacggaaaaatattgggacctcatgtgctcatgcattgggggatactcctattccatcacgagggtacggacacGTACACCACTAGGCAGGTGAAGTATCATTgtgttttacataatgttgTCGTGACGattactaattctaatgggtgGCCGGCATAAGGAGCTACCAGAAAAGGCTTGcccgacaagaaaaggggcccagcggtgtgcaaactgtctggtgagcccatactcgcacgtatgggttgtgtgtagagtatatggtacacatccaagctgcCCATTAGGATAGTACCGTAGGAAAagagactgatatgataggtcccgtcattgcatttgcatcttcttgcatttaacccccaatagtggggtcgcttactgagtatttctttaaatactcaagccacatgCTACCTCTATGTCAGGTTAAGACAAGGTGGCCTCCCACCCCAAGCGGTAATGTGAGATCCGcaatagtaaaaaatatatatagtaagaggggcaaaaagggaaaatcaTCACCAATCTCTTAGTAGCGTTAGCACAGTTGTTagtatataattattttgtctCTGCACTTAAGGGGTTATCTTGTATTTTGTGTGAATGTGTGGTTGGTAGATCATAGTAAAGGAGATCACCACCATCTCAAATCGGTGGGGATACTCCATATAaccttattttgtttaatgtgATATCAAAGTAAGGGGAATCCTTATAAAAGCATGAACACTTTAGTTTGGCTAGCATGTCTGTGTCCGACACATGTATCAAACATTTGTTAACAAAACTGAGAGTAactacaataaaaataaaaacaaaaacacatgGCTAAGGCAACATAACGGGCAAACACAGAAGCATGAGAGATGATTAAGGAAAACTTATTTTGATGAAGCACTAAAAGTATTAAGATTGCCAAGTAAGACAATCCATATAAGGATGTTTATTCTCTTGGTACATTGGATTTCCATAAAGCCACAAAAATCTCCTTTTGTAAAGGTGAAAAAGCTCCTAAATGCTTAGACAAAGATTTCACAGAGAATCCACCTGCTTCCAAACTTTAGGAATACTAATCCAAGGGTTCTCAAAACTCATCCAATTTCTTCCAGCCGTATGCCAACCAAAGGAGTTATACCCATGTATACTAACAATCACCTTTCTCCAAAAGGATTGAGGTTCATTTATAAATCTCCAACCCCACTTGAGAATGAGTGCcgtatttcttcattttaaagCTCCAATTCCTAGACCTCCATCATCTTGAGATTTAGTGACACTAAGTTCCATCTAACCAATTGGTTGATTGTACCACCCTCNaaaaaaaaaaaaaaaaaaaaaaaaaaaaaaaaaaaaaaaaaaaaaaaaaaaaaaaaaaaaaaaaaattatcatcattCGTTCCGAATCCAAACTCACTTGTGAAGGCATAAGGAAAAGAGACAACTTGCAAAGGCCTAAGGAAAAGAGACATATAATACAATGAAATACAAGAAAACACCAAATTACAAGCATCAAACCGACCTCCTCTTGATAATATGGTAGTTTACTTCAGGACATGATTACTTAATGCCCCCTATAGATTTTAATAACAACAAACGAAATCTAAAGAGGGAAAAAATCTGAAATGTAAAGGATTAAAAGCAGAAAGTATCAATCTATGATCTGAAAAACTATCCTTAATGTTAGTGGAGGACAAATGTCCCATTATAACCAGCATTACTGCCATAACCATAACACCTACAAAATTATGCAGAAATATATCAAGTTATGAACAAGTTGAGAGCCTGAAACCTCACAGTGAGAAAATGCAGCAGCTGCAGAAAGAAGTGCAGCATCAAATAGAGATCCATCGGCATCCAAACAGTAAATATCCTGTGGAATGCATATCAAGTTgctatttcatttaaaataattaaccaCAATAATAAAGCTGCATTCTGACCAAAAATCAGGCTATAGAGAAAAAATGTCCAATAAGAGTAAGGATGATGCAAGTGAACAAATTTCAGAAGCAAAGTATACAGGTACATCAGTAAAGGCACCTCACTTCAAATACTAAGATGCTTCTAGCATAAAAATACATTGACAGTGCATGACTTTAAAATACATACCAAGTACGCCATCCAAGCAGCTTTTCCTTTAACAAGAGATAGTTCCCTCAGATCAATCATCCCAGAACTAAAGAATTCACATCATCAGTTTCTTGATTAGTTAGAAAGATTTAAAGGAAATTGCAGAAATCAAAAAAGTGTATTGCATTCCTCTTGCCAGATTTCTATCACTTCTAAAATAATGAGAAACACAATATCGCAAGCAGAATAGTTTGCAATAGGTAAGTcctttaagaaaatttaaaatgaagagagagaactTATCATGAACCTAAAGTAGTTTACACGTGAAAATTATACATGAACAATTTTTAGAGTTTAgggttgaaattaattttttttcccaaaaaaaaatgaaaagtgaAGTAGCTTAATGACCCATCAAGAGAACATTGCAAAATATCATCCCCTCCCTAAGAACCACACGAACCAAAACATCCATAAGGGAGATCCGATCTTCTACTTCAGTGTCTCTGAACATCTCTTTAATGTGGAGTAACCAATAGTTTTGTTCACCATTCTAGCCTTGCAAAAGAGTCTTGCCTTTGCTGTTAGCAGGAATAAAGGCGAGAGGGGTCCAGCAGAGCTCCGAAGTGTGTCATTTTGCTCCCCAAAAGAGCCTTGTTTATTTAGTAAACAGCATGAGAGATGTTTTTATAGTTTATACATGCTAACCCATGGGCTTCTTTCTTAATCACTTTCTCTCCAACCCCAATTATGAAGGGGTCATAGTCTCTCATCACAATTTTATACTGTCCAAAGAGCCTCCCTCTCTTTAGGAAATCTACAAAGGCACTTAGTCATGAGGTAAATATTTCTACTTCTCTAGTTTCAAATCCACGAGTCACCAGGGGCAAAAGGGAGGCAAGTTATTTTCCAATTTACCAAATGTTTTCCTTTACCCTGTCACTGCTGTCTAAAAAGTCTCTGATGATCTTTTATAGAATATCAGCAATCTTGGAAGGCattctgaaaagaaaaacatgataTTGGGGAATAATAGAGGGTACCGATTGAACAAGAGATAATATTCCACACCAAGAGAGAAGtaaattcttccattttgaatTATTGCACCTGAATTTATCTATGATTCATTTCCAGGAGTCCTTAAAAGTCAGATTCCCCAAAGAGGCATTTCCAAGTTTGCTCCATGCGCCCACTCCACAGGAGAATGTTAGAATCTCAGCCCAAATGGTACCGTTACACTAGCTTCATCAGATCAGACTTCAGTGTCGTTCAATTAACTGCAAAGACAGCATTCATCGTCCAGCCTTGTGCTTTATATTTGTtcattgaatttattattttctgaGTTAGTGGGGTTAGTTCTTCTGTTATAATTTTCCCACTAGCCTGAATCTTGTAGTGTAGATCATGTTTGAAACTGCCTCAAGACTTGCCACGATTCCTTGTATAAATCCTGCTGCTGTGTTTAACTAAGATTATTGAGACCCTTCATATTTAAAGTGAGCAAAGGCATCTCAAACATTTCAATAGCattcaaaatactttttaaagcTTGATTTCCATCCACacttaatagaaaaatatcatCTGCAAATTGCAATAGATCGAAGTAGAACTGCAAGAAATGTGAAATAGTACCTTGAAATAGTGTCAGATAACTGCTTTGAAATCACAGGTGCTGCTTCAGCTGGTCTCCCGGGCCTAACAATTGGAGAGCATATGGGAGGCATGTGGAAATCAACAGCTGGAAAAAGATAGACCCAATATCACAAAGATGTATAGCATGTTATCATAAGGATTATGATAAACAAGGAGCAAAAATATCTAGCTGTTGACAATGACCAACCTATGCAACCCTCATCCGGTGACTCTATGGAAGGCGTCATTACCTCCATTTTAATAGCAGCCAACATTGTCTGCACTATATAAACTTAAGAATAAACCGTCACAAAATCCCAGCACATATGAAAAGGTTAAATGTGAAGGCACTTACCGTAGAACCAACCTTAGCCAGGGCTGATCCGTTCGCAGATGATACTGGTCCTTAAATGAATAGACGATACCCAAATTCAGTTTTGAGAGTCAAAATCAATCAAGCAAACTCAAGATTATAAACAAAAGCTGGAAATGGTAAGAAATGGCAATTTTCTGAAAATCCAAGCTTACAACTAACCAAGAGCAATGGTTGTATCCCTAGCTTTTCCCAGTGCTCTTCCATCAGGACGTATTGATTCAGCGAGATGACGCTCAAAAAACTGAATGGGAAAGAGTCGTCTAAAAGCATCAACCTCCATTTCCGACGACAAGTCCCCAGAAGCAGCATTTGGCAGTCCCATTGTTTGTACTCTTATCTGTTTCTCAGAAATTGGAAACCAGTTTTGATTAGAAATctagctttaaaaaaaaactccattCCAAATCGGTCGAGGATTTggaaagatttttaaaattagaattctaCCGCCATTGGAGACCGTTTCTTCTATATTCGAGCAATAAATTTAAGCCTCCCTACACCAGTTCATTAGCATAGATAATTTCCTTTCTATATTCAACAAAACTCAGAACCATTCAAGCAAACTCCTGACgcattttgattttatgttttcCTCCGGATAGATTGAACatttgttgaagaagaaatcaacaaaattaaatgctTCTTTAGAACTTATCCTTCGTGGACGAACAGAATcaatcaaagaaacaaaatagaaaaaaaaaacaaacaaaaactcaaATCCTTAGACAGAGAGGCTGACAGAGATCTCACCAGTGGCGCGGGTTAGGGGCTGAAGCCTATAAGTAGCGCTGATTGCGCAAAGAGACGAGAGAGCGTGAGACGGAGGTAGCAGCGGCGAGCTTATCAGGCGGCTGAGACAGCGGCGTGCGGGTTGGGGTGCAGTAGCTGGTAATCGGAGGGATGAGTGCAAGAAAGGTATGACGGttcaaaaaaaatgaagaatgaaaagacTGCCCGTTGCTATGACGGAGGAGAGGAGGATTGAGGAGGTAAAGACAAGGGTATAAAGGGAAATTAACAAAcgtaaaattgattaaaatgatttattatgatattttattttatttttttaatataaattatatggtaagaattatatatatatatatattttttttttttttaaatacatatgatagaaaaaaaatctcgaGTGGAACGTGATTGGTGCGAGCTCTTTGTCGGAAACTCTTGTCCCCGACCCCGTGAAAATAAATTGAGGTAtgattatttttgttggtccaaaaaattatatcattgGTAGTTTAGTAAAAGAATTAGGGACAGTCGTTTATCGCTTAACtgtaaaatgaaatgaagtaTACTTATTAACTACCATCCATTTACCTAATTTAAGCACGGTCTTTGTTCTATACTAATCTCTTAAGAGACGGTCTATATTTATCACTCGCAACACAGGCTATGAACAATTGCACATATCCTAAGTTGCATTAGAATAACACGAGTAGATATGTTTAGGTAACATATCTCATCATTGTCGTCATCTATCAGTTATCACCCTCATTCCCGTGaacaatttattataattatccctgcattttttgttcattacTACGCGTGTACATGGTTTAGGCtgagttgggttgagggatttttttggaccaactcaAAAGTTCGAGTGGTTGGATtagtaacccaacccaacccaaaatttttcaCAACCCAAACCGGAATTTTCGTGTTGGGTTTGGCGGTAAAATAATGGAGCGTTGAACAAAGAAGTCTAATGACAAACACAGAGCAGAAAAATCTGACGAGAGTGGAACGTGGAACAGAGCGGAGAGACAGTCAGTGATGACGTCCAACGAGGAATATAAAGACGAGGTCGAGCAGAGAAATGAGAATTGAGAAGAGAATCCAACGGAGAAAAAAATAGGTAAGTAACGTCAACGTCCGACGACACACGTAAACGAGACAAGAGTAAGATGAGAACTGAGAAGTTGAACAACAAACGACGAAATAAATGCTGTGATGTGAGACTGTAAGTGTGAGAGCGAGACTTCATTTCACTTATCTAGTTACCTTCGAGATCGAAGATAAACATGAGATTGGAAGACAAAGTCTCGGACTTAAGGTCAAAGAACAGAGAGAATCAGTCTACAGAGTGCAAACGCGCTAAGGGCTCgggccttttctttttttctttttcttttttaaagttttcgGGTTAActcaataatttgaattttgaacccGAACCCAACTCAAACCAGATCAAGTTCAACAAACGAATCCAACTCAAACTCAAAATCCTTTTAAACCCAACTAAaccttttaaactttttttcttgAGATTATATGAACAAATTCACGTGTGTTCAAGATGTCAATtcataacaaatattttatccattatttgtctttaaatctttaaatgtAACGTTCGAAAAATCTATTAATCTTGAAGGGTCCTTTAAACTCGTGAAAGCAAAGGCACGAACGACATCGTTTCCTCAAGTATATCATAGGCCATGGAGCCAACAAACCACCACCACAACTCCGCCGCCGGATATTCCTCCGCCGCGTCCTCACCGCCCGCACGGCGGTCAATTTGCCCTAATTGCACCCGTCCCCAACCAGTCTGCCTATGCAAATTCCTTCCATCACCACCAATCGCAACCAAAACACAAATCATTATCCTTCAACATCCTCACGAGGCGCAACAcaagctctccaccaccccaaTCCTCACCAAATGCCTCTTAAACGCAACCACCATCGTCAATCGCCGCCTCAAGCCCGGCCTCTCCGATCTCCTCGACCGATCTCCCACCGCCGTCTACCTCTTCCCGCCGACGCCTCACTCCTCGCCGCCAATCAACATCTCAGAACTCGACCTAACCTCCTCATCCTCGCCGGATTCCAATCTGGTTCTGATAGCGTTCGACGGAACATGGAAGCACGCGAAGGAGATGGTGCGATCGAGCGAGGAGTTTCTATCGAGATTCGCGAGGAGAATTTGCTTGGATTTCGACGAGAGCGTCGATGGCGGAAGCATTTTTGATTCGGAGTTGATTCTGAGGAAGGAGCCGCACGGCGGTTGCGTTAGCACGATGGAGGCGGTGGCGAGATGCTTGAGAGTGATGGAAGCGGATGGGGCGGAGATTGAGGTGAGATTGATCGGAGTTTTGAGGGAAATGGTTAGGTTACAGGCTGGGTTCCTGAAGCCCATGAACCCTAGGCCCAAATTGctgaagacgaagaagaagatgaagaacaagagcGAAAGGGAGGATGAAATTAGATGAATCTTTAACATTATCATTTTAGTCccttaattttagttttattccatttttgtctctatatttctttttatttaatattagtCGCTTTCgatattaattagtttattattaatttttctacaatttttttatttatttaaaatacatagataaaataaaacaggttaatttattcatttatagaATTTTGGTCTAGcttgatttaattttcaattttgtatgttaaataaaaagtgttttttagTGTTTAATTGATGATATatgaaaatgaccaaaatatcCTCACACTTCCTCGTGACATCCACTCACGGCAAGTAGCCACCACTGTTGTTTGTTGCTGCCATTGTCATCGCGCCACTGCCCACAATCGTTACCTCCCAACCCGACAGCCACTCCAACCATCGATGATGGTCGACTCGTCACTatgttttaaatacaaattcaaagattttagttcataactcaaaaaattataagaaatcaacCTGAAAATTTTTGGGCAgaaaaacttgtttttaaaCTCTCGCGGAGATTTGATTAGTACCAGTTGAATGACTCtaacttataatttataaaacataAGCATTTGCAAAAATGTAAAACTTaactctcaacaaagctaattAATGTCTGCAGACAAAAAcaaaggctttatatagcttTTGACATCTTTAATCTATATGACTTAAATACACTCGTATCACTAAAATGGTTAGTTAATGATAAAATAAGGTAACTACCTGAGTTACGATACACTCATAATCTCcgtattaaaataattaattaattaaattgaacgtttagaaatttattaaatacacgatttaaagttcaaatatttataatttaatttgcaaaatttaaaaaaccattttcacatttatttaaaaaataaataaataaataaataaaaaggaaaatttgaggccatattttaatttgagagAGAGTAATATTGCGTTCCATGAGGGAGCAAGAGCGACCCAACATTTCAGGTGGCCACGTCACCTGTTCTTTGCCTTAAATAGCCACTGTCCCTCCCAAATTTTCTGGGCTTTCTCTCTTACCACTCTCTCACCATCATTATCCACAATCTCCTCCTTCCCCTTCATAATTTATTCATACCCATTGCGCTTCCTGTTCTTCTCAACTTACCATTTCTTTTGGACCCTCACCCAAATTTAGTAAtaattctctcattttctccTCTGTTCTTGTCTTTTTGGCCTACTTCTCTACCTCATTCTCGCCGGAATTGATATTAGTTCAGGAATTTCAGGTATTCAGATGAATTTATTTGCCCCATTTCATCGATCATTTCCATTTCCCTTTTGAATCTCTTCCTGATTTGATATTGTTCTTGATTAACATTGTTGTTTTTTGGTGCTGatcatgatcatttcttacCCTTTTGGCATTGTTTCGTATTGCAAATGGATTGGAGCTTTAGTCTTATGTGTTTATGTGATGGGATCTTTGTGTTTTTTGGAGCCCTTTTGAAATGAATCTGATACCTGTTCTTTGTTCCCATATGTGTTTGATGTTCTTTTCAGCTTGGGACATTGCTGTCTGTCATCTTTTTGTTCCCTTTTGTGTTTGATGTTCTTTTCAGCTTTGGGACATTGCTGTCTGTAATCTTTGTTCCCTTTTCCTTAATCTGTAATGATTAAACGTTATTTGATTGAAATCGCCACAATACGGTTGCGAATTGATCGAATAATGTTCATCCATCTTTACTTTTCATGGAATGTAATATGATTTTGTGTAGTTGGTTGTATAAAGACATCTATAGTGTTGGAATAATGAAAACTTAATACACTACTCTTAAGGCAACTTGATGGCTTTTTTTCTGCCTCTTTCAACCGTGGATCTCTACGTGATTACGTCGGCCTAACCATTTGAGGATGTTCTAGAGCACTTTTTGTTATTCATAGAGCGTATGCAATGTGTATTGAGGCATATTGTTCTCGGGAATTTTATAGACGTGACTAAGATCAGGGCATGCCTCTAATAACCACTCGTGGATAAGAGACCTCTCCACATTTCCTAGAAGTGATATTGTCCATTGGGAGGAAGTTCGATCACTTATGTATGTCTTGCCAATGTGAGACTTCGGTTGCATTTCCATCGAGTCTCAGATAGTCATGGACCCATGTAGCTCATATTGAGGTTAACTCCTTTCGTTTTGGAGCATATCGCCTTTCTGATAGAGGTCAATCACAGATCTCTACATGGCTGTGTTATTGAGTCTCACCGCCTCTTTTCTCAACACCCGAAGATTTTACGAACATGACTAAATTTATGGCATGACTCTAAACCATT includes these proteins:
- the LOC111803880 gene encoding exosome complex component RRP43, which codes for MGLPNAASGDLSSEMEVDAFRRLFPIQFFERHLAESIRPDGRALGKARDTTIALGPVSSANGSALAKVGSTTMLAAIKMEVMTPSIESPDEGCIAVDFHMPPICSPIVRPGRPAEAAPVISKQLSDTISSSGMIDLRELSLVKGKAAWMAYLDIYCLDADGSLFDAALLSAAAAFSHLQIPVVALNDDGKVVFVSEEEGGENFEKEAVNKEKRKLKLNSLPFSLTCLLHKNYILADPTAEEESVMETIVTVVLDSSGQLVSFYKPGGSVLAYTSAVQDCVALTRQRSKELQMILDEAISGMEID
- the LOC111803881 gene encoding DTW domain-containing protein 2, with translation MEPTNHHHNSAAGYSSAASSPPARRSICPNCTRPQPVCLCKFLPSPPIATKTQIIILQHPHEAQHKLSTTPILTKCLLNATTIVNRRLKPGLSDLLDRSPTAVYLFPPTPHSSPPINISELDLTSSSSPDSNLVLIAFDGTWKHAKEMVRSSEEFLSRFARRICLDFDESVDGGSIFDSELILRKEPHGGCVSTMEAVARCLRVMEADGAEIEVRLIGVLREMVRLQAGFLKPMNPRPKLLKTKKKMKNKSEREDEIR